In one Oncorhynchus nerka isolate Pitt River linkage group LG7, Oner_Uvic_2.0, whole genome shotgun sequence genomic region, the following are encoded:
- the LOC115131790 gene encoding LOW QUALITY PROTEIN: pygopus homolog 2-like (The sequence of the model RefSeq protein was modified relative to this genomic sequence to represent the inferred CDS: inserted 2 bases in 1 codon; deleted 2 bases in 2 codons) gives MAAESGRLLAGQGQGKRGKGGQMKSPEKRKRKSNAQGAGAAFSHLSEFAPPPTPMVDHLVASNPFDDDFGPPSLPSRPGGAGVPGGGPFLPSPGAGGGGGPYGGRIGPGGMGFMGGPGGGPGGPGRRPPFGPGPPNSGPHHQLGFGGMPGFGGGGGGGGFPGPGGPSQFNMPPNFSPPMHPGPGFNPMLSPGGMGGPGGGPPHPRFGMPPQQPHGQGGHPFNSPPLPGGGGPRGPPHGPMNPMGGMPGGMNMMGGMGVGPGGNMGGIPGLPPQGQFPPSQDGPYPGLSPPGPGNDRGKNFGGGGPQTGPPQQQPNLNTSGPPGPNNTPPGPPNSGPSQPGGGFPDQQPNTPGQPPSAPPQSNPNSSPTGPLNGSQPLQPPPNQLQGPNSANAPSSNPSQQQSTPPNSSLGSTLYNQQNNTPGGGSMPNAPPNSAQNNMTNNSSGVTXPGSNPNPPSNSTPNTQSPLPPGPANPSTGPGSGPGKLGGPGMVFPCGFCLSEVHDDQDAILCEASCQRWFHRDCTGLTEPAYGLLTRESSAVWACDFCLKTKEIQAVYVRQGLGQLVAANEG, from the exons ATGGCTGCCGAATCGGGGAGACTACTGGCGGGACAAGGCCAAGGAAAGCGAGGCAAAG GTGGACAGATGAAGAGTCCagaaaagaggaagagaaaaTCCAACGCTCAG GGGGCCGGTGCCGCGTTCTCCCACCTCTCTGAGTTTGCGCCCCCTCCTACCCCCATGGTGGACCACCTGGTTGCCTCCAACCCTTTTGATGATGACTTTGGCCCCCCATCGCTGCCGTCCCGACCTGGTGGGGCTGGAGTTCCAGGAGGGGGTCCATTCCTCCCGAGCCCCGGGGCAGGTGGAGGAGGGGGGCCTTATGGAGGCAGGATAGGCCCCGGGGGCATGGGCTTCATGGGGGGCCCTGGGGGAGGCCCTGGAGGACCAGGACGGAGACCGCCCTTTGGCCCAGGACCACCCAATTCAGGACCGCACCACCAGCTGGGCTTTGGGGGGATGCCTGGCTTTGGGGGTGGAGGTGGCGGAGGAGGTTTCCCAGGACCCGGGGGTCCTTCGCAATTTAACATGCCCCCCAATTTCAGTCCGCCCATGCACCCGGGACCGGGGTTCAACCCTATGCTGTCCCCTGGTGGTATGGGGGGTCCTGGAGGAGGGCCACCGCACCCTCGGTTTGGGATGCCCCCGCAGCAACCGCACGGACAGGGTGGGCACCCCTTCAACAGCCCCCCTTTGCCCGGTGGCGGAGGACCTAGGGGACCCCCTCATGGCCCCATGAACCCCATGGGGGGCATGCCTGGTGGGATGAACATGATGGGGGGCATGGGCGTTGGCCCAGGAGGAAACATGGGAGGGATTCCAGGTTTACCCCCTCAAGGACAGTTCCCTCCCTCACAGGATGGCCCATACCCAGGCCTCAGCCCCCCGGGCCCAGGGAACGAT AGGGGGAAGAACTTTGGCGGAGGTGGGCCCCAGACTGGGCCTCCGCAGCAGCAGCCTAACTTAAACACATCTGGTCCACCGGGTCCCAACAACACTCCCCCCGGGCCCCCCAACTCTGGCCCTTCCCAGCCTGGAGGAGGCTTCCCTGACCAGCAGCCCAACACGCCCGGCCAG CCCCCCTCAGCTCCGCCCCAGTCCAACCCCAACTCCTCCCCCACCGGCCCACTCAACGGCTCCCAGCCCCTGCAGCCGCCACCCAATCAGCTGCAGGGGCCCAACTCTGCCAACGCCCCCTCCAGTAACCCATCCCAACAGCAGTCAACTCCGCCGAATTCTTCCCTTGGATCCACCCTTTACAACCAGCAGAACAACACCCCTGGTGGAGGCTCCATGCCAAACGCTCCCCCCAACTCTGCCCAGAACAACATGACCAACAACAGCAGTGGGGTAAC CCCCGGCAGCAACCCCAACCCCCCTTCCAACTCTACCCCCAACACTCAGTCTCCGCTGCCCCCCGGCCCCGCTAACCCCTCCACCGGCCCAGGCTCCGGTCCAGGGAAGCTGGGCGGCCCGGGCATGGTGTTCCCCTGCGGCTTCTGCCTGTCGGAGGTGCACGACGACCAGGATGCCATCTTGTGTGAGGCGTCGTGCCAGCGCTGGTTCCACCGTGACTGCACGGGCCTGACGGAGCCAGCCTACGGTCTGCTGACCCGAGAGAGCTCTGCTGTCTGGGCCTGCGACTTCTGCCTCAAGACCAAGGAGATCCAAGCTGTGTATGTCCGCCAGGGCTTGGGCCAGCTGGTGGCTGCCAACGAGGGCTGA